The following are encoded together in the Candidatus Kapaibacterium thiocyanatum genome:
- a CDS encoding glycosyl transferase, with translation MTYGFTFIRNAIHFDYPVVEAIRSILPLCDGVWVAVGQSDDGTLDLIRSIDPRKVHIVETTWDDSLREGGRVLAVETDKAFDALPADADWCFYIQGDEVLHEDGYDALRSAMARWKDDLTVEGLLLNYKHFWGSYDYVGDTRNWYRREVRVVRRDPAIRSWADAQGFRYDGRKLNVKPVDATMFHYGWVKPPGAQQRKRIEFERLWHDDATAARKIDASIETFDYTDIASLERFTGSHPCVMQERIARINWPFAPPPQRLPFKERLSRAIERLTGHRIGEYRNYELI, from the coding sequence ATGACCTACGGCTTCACCTTCATACGGAACGCCATCCACTTCGATTATCCTGTCGTCGAGGCCATCCGCTCCATCCTTCCCCTGTGCGATGGTGTATGGGTCGCCGTCGGCCAGTCCGACGACGGAACGCTCGACCTCATCCGCTCCATCGATCCGCGGAAGGTGCATATCGTGGAAACGACGTGGGACGACTCGCTCCGTGAGGGCGGCAGAGTACTCGCCGTGGAGACCGACAAGGCCTTCGATGCCCTGCCCGCGGATGCCGACTGGTGCTTCTACATCCAGGGCGACGAAGTTCTGCACGAAGACGGATACGATGCCCTGCGATCGGCCATGGCGAGGTGGAAGGACGACCTCACCGTCGAAGGCCTGCTCCTGAACTACAAGCACTTCTGGGGATCGTACGACTACGTAGGCGATACGCGCAACTGGTATCGCCGGGAAGTACGGGTCGTACGGCGCGATCCCGCCATCCGCTCCTGGGCCGACGCCCAGGGATTCCGTTACGACGGACGCAAGCTCAACGTCAAACCGGTCGACGCCACGATGTTCCACTACGGCTGGGTGAAACCTCCGGGGGCCCAGCAGCGGAAACGCATCGAGTTCGAACGCCTGTGGCACGACGACGCGACGGCCGCACGGAAGATCGATGCCTCCATCGAAACGTTCGACTATACCGACATCGCTTCGCTCGAACGCTTCACAGGATCGCATCCATGCGTGATGCAGGAACGCATCGCCCGCATCAACTGGCCCTTCGCGCCACCTCCGCAGCGGCTTCCCTTCAAGGAACGACTCTCCAGAGCCATCGAACGACTCACCGGCCATCGCATCGGCGAATACCGCAACTACGAACTGATCTAG
- a CDS encoding acyl-CoA dehydrogenase, with product MGFRHPDYFNLDELLTDEEKLVRQTVSDFVDDEVLPIIEEHARAGTFPMHLVRKIGELGLFGITLPQEYGCAGLNNICYGLAMQELERGDSGIRSFASVQSSLVMYPIYSYGSEEQKRKWLPLLAKGEAIGCFGLTEPDYGSNPSGMVTNARKIDGCYLLNGAKMWITNGTLADVAVVWAKLDGVVRGFLVEKGMKGFTAPEMKGKHSLRASVTSELVFQDVELPESSILPGVEGLRGPLSCLTQARYGISWGVVGAAMACYDSSLNYAKSRVQFDRPIAGFQLTQDKLVYMLNEITKAQLLCWRLGHIKDNGTLRPQQVSLAKRNNCEMALTIARMSREIHGANGILDEYPVMRHAANLESVKTYEGTHEMHTLILGQDITGLAAFAG from the coding sequence ATGGGCTTCCGTCATCCCGACTATTTCAACCTCGACGAACTGCTGACCGATGAAGAGAAACTCGTCCGCCAGACGGTGAGCGACTTCGTCGACGACGAAGTACTGCCGATCATCGAAGAACATGCCCGCGCGGGAACGTTCCCCATGCACCTCGTCCGCAAGATCGGTGAACTGGGCCTGTTCGGCATCACCCTCCCGCAGGAATACGGCTGTGCCGGACTGAACAATATCTGCTACGGCCTGGCCATGCAGGAACTCGAACGCGGCGATTCGGGCATCCGCTCCTTCGCCTCGGTGCAGAGTTCACTCGTCATGTATCCCATCTACAGCTACGGCTCGGAGGAACAGAAGCGGAAATGGCTACCCCTCCTGGCCAAGGGCGAGGCCATCGGCTGCTTCGGCCTGACGGAACCCGACTACGGATCGAATCCGTCGGGCATGGTCACGAACGCACGGAAGATCGACGGATGTTACCTCCTGAACGGCGCCAAGATGTGGATCACGAACGGTACGCTGGCCGATGTCGCCGTCGTATGGGCCAAGCTCGACGGTGTCGTACGTGGCTTCCTCGTCGAAAAGGGCATGAAGGGCTTCACCGCACCGGAGATGAAGGGCAAGCACTCGCTCCGCGCTTCCGTGACGTCGGAACTCGTCTTCCAGGACGTCGAGCTGCCCGAAAGCAGCATCCTTCCGGGTGTCGAGGGTCTGCGGGGCCCCCTCTCCTGCCTCACGCAAGCGCGCTACGGCATTTCCTGGGGCGTCGTCGGCGCGGCTATGGCCTGCTACGACAGCTCCCTGAACTATGCCAAGAGCCGCGTCCAGTTCGACAGGCCGATCGCTGGCTTCCAGCTCACGCAGGACAAGCTGGTCTACATGCTCAACGAGATCACGAAGGCCCAGCTCCTCTGCTGGCGCCTCGGCCACATCAAGGACAACGGCACACTGCGTCCGCAACAGGTATCGCTGGCCAAGCGCAACAACTGCGAAATGGCCCTGACCATCGCCCGCATGAGCCGCGAAATCCACGGCGCCAATGGCATCCTCGACGAATATCCGGTGATGCGCCACGCCGCCAACCTGGAAAGCGTGAAGACCTACGAAGGCACGCATGAAATGCACACGCTGATCCTCGGTCAGGACATCACGGGCCTCGCAGCCTTCGCAGGATAA